The Caballeronia sp. SL2Y3 genome includes a window with the following:
- a CDS encoding metal ABC transporter permease, with amino-acid sequence MFEYDFMVNAFAASGIVAVLAGIVGYFLVMRGQTFAGHALSHVGFTGATGAVLLGVSPIWGMVGFTLAAGVGMGALGERLSGRDVAIGVILSLSLGFGLLFLHFFTAYATQATALLFGNVLGVSHETLVVLAGLATVSLVALGVIMRPLLFASLQPELAEAKGVSLRLVSVLFLAITALAVAACTQIVGVLLVFALMVGPAAAAQNVTTRLSTGLLLAALFALGQAWAGLTLAYYTDWPTSFWITMLAAVVYAASLLARRGS; translated from the coding sequence ATGTTTGAATACGACTTCATGGTGAACGCCTTCGCGGCGTCGGGCATCGTCGCGGTGCTGGCGGGAATCGTCGGGTATTTTCTGGTGATGCGCGGGCAGACGTTCGCGGGACACGCGCTGTCGCACGTGGGCTTCACCGGCGCGACGGGCGCGGTGCTGCTCGGCGTATCGCCCATCTGGGGCATGGTCGGCTTCACGCTCGCGGCGGGCGTCGGCATGGGCGCGCTAGGCGAGCGGCTGTCGGGGCGCGACGTGGCCATCGGCGTGATTCTTTCGCTGTCGCTCGGCTTCGGGCTGCTGTTTCTGCACTTCTTCACCGCGTACGCGACGCAGGCCACCGCGCTGCTGTTCGGCAACGTGCTCGGCGTGAGTCACGAAACGCTCGTGGTGCTCGCCGGACTCGCGACGGTCAGTCTCGTTGCGCTGGGCGTCATCATGCGGCCGCTGCTCTTCGCTTCGTTGCAGCCGGAACTGGCCGAAGCCAAAGGCGTCTCGCTGCGCCTCGTCTCCGTGCTGTTTCTCGCGATCACCGCGCTCGCGGTGGCGGCGTGCACGCAGATCGTCGGCGTGCTGCTCGTTTTCGCGCTGATGGTCGGGCCGGCAGCGGCGGCGCAGAACGTGACCACGCGGCTGTCGACGGGCCTGCTGCTCGCCGCGCTCTTCGCGCTGGGGCAAGCGTGGGCGGGCCTCACGCTCGCCTATTACACCGACTGGCCGACGAGCTTCTGGATCACGATGCTCGCCGCC